The segment CCGTGGCCGTTCGGAGGCCGACACCGCCCGGGGCCTGATGAGCGCACCGGTGGTCACTGCCAGGCCGCAGTGGAGCATCGTCGAGGCTGCTCGGGCCATGGAACAACACAAGGTGAAGCGACTGCCCGTGGTGGACGAGACCGGACAGCTCACCGGCATCATCAGCCGCAGCGACCTGCTGCGGGTCTTCCTCCGGCATGACCAGGCCATCCGCGACGAAATCGACCACGATGTCCTGCGCGGGGCCCTGCAGACCGCCCAGGACGCCGTGCAGGTCACGGTGACCGACGGCGTGGTTACCCTGCGCGGAAGGGTCGCGACCAGCAGCCTGGTCCCCCTCGCCGTCCAGCTGTGCCGCGCGGTCGACGGGGTCGTGACCGTACACCAGGAGCTCGGCTTCGACGTCTACGACAGCGAGGCCGGGGCGGCCGAGCCCCCGAGCGGCCGAAGGAACGGTCCCCCGTCCTGGTCAGAGCGCAGGAGCGCACTACTCGACTGACCGGCGGCATCGCCAGGACGCCGGCGCGGGTGGACACCGTCAGGGCCGCGTGCACGGATCGCGCCCTTGGGGGTCCCGGTGGTTCCGCTGGTGAAGTGCAGCAGCGCCATGTGCTCGGGCGAGGTCGGCGGGATGTCGAACCCGTCCGATGCCGCGGA is part of the Streptomyces sp. NBC_01262 genome and harbors:
- a CDS encoding CBS domain-containing protein; this encodes MLQHRTVQDLMTHDVVRAHPDTSFKAVVALLTNNDVTAVPVVDGLNRPIGVVSEADLLRHEAALPDPGGHAPAPPTAPHDRGRSEADTARGLMSAPVVTARPQWSIVEAARAMEQHKVKRLPVVDETGQLTGIISRSDLLRVFLRHDQAIRDEIDHDVLRGALQTAQDAVQVTVTDGVVTLRGRVATSSLVPLAVQLCRAVDGVVTVHQELGFDVYDSEAGAAEPPSGRRNGPPSWSERRSALLD
- a CDS encoding AMP-binding protein, translating into MLSPLFSAFGAAPVEQRLRLGDARVLVTTAALYRRKVADRRASLPGLEHVLIVGPGTEELPGTALFDSLMSAASDGFDIPPTSPEHMALLHFTSGTTGTPKGAIRARGPDGVHPRRRPGDAAGQSSSALLRSDQDGGPFLRPLGGSAAPASLS